Proteins from one Terriglobus tenax genomic window:
- a CDS encoding DUF2079 domain-containing protein, translating to MSTFVPVSARYGQDNPKHLQGRWASVSIGLGAAAISGWSWLAFFRPLGARGMAIAVIVFVAASAFFSIASRMVAMLDGSGSRVLRQELAKCSLAYALLFLFLPEYTARLRPPMLRSFLLFAALSGLWLALYSICRREAAGSHSWSARRTMWPVITAVSLFVALTTLALRKLYVFGYVGQDLAYFAQIMHTTLHGHLFWGSLLQDLLYSYPVTTDFAGHNSPIMFLFLPFYALHPSPVTLIVLRNAVMLSCAYPAYKIARTYTNEGTARLWSVAFILVPTIFYQSTFDFYPLSFVALPLLFTVYYYLQSRFLPFCVALAFTLAVREDLALFAVSIAIVALLQRKTFRWILLPFLAGSAWALFSYFVVLPHALHGASFVTDACFSHLGKTPAEMLVHVCTSPQTTVLAHGNIVYLKELLTPNALILPFGSALAVTSFPFLGINLLAGAGKCITTVIYAQYSVIPATLLFVSALLASVHSRGLLGRLSRLGIRSERAAPAVYIALCVASLLFVTDKEQAEELRNKPWTSEAYHVASLIPGDASVAAPRYLLPALANRDCLYQTHRLSQYHHPVYEYLILDNDWSHINAAGEYRSAYEDLLLNAPADPAFHTIYKTSQFTVLQNASVHEQGCFPQGVR from the coding sequence ATGTCAACGTTTGTACCTGTTTCAGCTCGATATGGGCAGGACAACCCGAAGCACCTCCAAGGCCGATGGGCCAGCGTGTCCATCGGTCTGGGGGCCGCCGCAATCTCGGGGTGGAGCTGGCTTGCCTTCTTCCGTCCCCTGGGCGCTCGCGGCATGGCGATAGCAGTCATCGTTTTTGTGGCCGCCTCGGCCTTCTTCTCCATCGCATCGCGCATGGTTGCCATGCTAGACGGCAGCGGATCCCGTGTTCTGCGGCAGGAACTGGCAAAGTGCTCCCTGGCATATGCTCTTCTCTTCCTGTTTCTCCCGGAATACACGGCCCGCCTTCGGCCGCCCATGCTTCGCTCGTTTCTTCTGTTTGCCGCACTCTCAGGTCTGTGGCTTGCACTCTATTCCATCTGCCGGCGTGAAGCAGCAGGCAGCCACAGCTGGTCGGCACGACGCACCATGTGGCCCGTCATAACGGCTGTCTCCCTGTTCGTTGCTCTTACCACCCTCGCTCTTCGCAAGCTTTATGTCTTCGGTTATGTGGGGCAGGATCTCGCTTACTTCGCGCAGATCATGCACACAACTCTGCACGGTCATCTCTTCTGGGGATCGCTGCTGCAGGACTTGCTTTACTCCTATCCGGTAACCACGGATTTTGCCGGGCACAACTCGCCCATTATGTTTCTCTTTCTTCCGTTCTACGCGTTGCATCCCAGTCCGGTAACACTCATCGTTCTGCGGAATGCCGTCATGCTGTCCTGTGCGTATCCTGCATACAAAATCGCCCGCACCTACACCAATGAAGGCACGGCCCGTCTCTGGTCCGTCGCTTTCATTCTGGTGCCAACTATCTTTTACCAATCAACCTTTGATTTCTACCCGTTGAGCTTTGTCGCACTCCCGCTTCTTTTTACGGTCTATTACTATCTTCAGTCCCGCTTTCTCCCATTCTGTGTTGCCTTGGCTTTCACGCTGGCTGTAAGAGAGGACCTAGCACTGTTCGCGGTCTCCATCGCCATCGTCGCTCTGCTGCAGAGAAAAACCTTCCGCTGGATACTTCTTCCCTTCCTTGCCGGTTCCGCCTGGGCTCTCTTTTCCTATTTCGTCGTGCTTCCCCACGCATTGCACGGAGCGTCGTTTGTTACCGATGCCTGCTTCAGCCACCTGGGCAAAACACCTGCAGAGATGCTGGTGCATGTTTGCACCAGCCCGCAAACTACGGTTCTGGCCCACGGTAACATCGTGTACCTGAAAGAACTCCTCACGCCGAACGCACTGATTCTCCCCTTTGGCAGCGCATTGGCGGTCACTTCATTTCCATTTTTAGGAATCAATCTTCTGGCTGGCGCAGGCAAGTGCATCACGACCGTGATCTACGCGCAGTACTCCGTCATTCCGGCCACCCTGCTCTTCGTCAGTGCTTTGCTGGCCTCCGTACATTCGCGCGGCCTGCTTGGACGTCTCTCGCGTCTCGGTATTCGGAGCGAACGCGCCGCCCCCGCCGTCTACATCGCGCTGTGCGTTGCCAGTCTCCTGTTTGTTACCGATAAGGAGCAGGCAGAAGAGCTGCGCAATAAGCCCTGGACCAGCGAGGCCTATCATGTGGCCAGCCTGATTCCCGGCGACGCTTCAGTGGCCGCGCCCCGATATCTGCTGCCCGCATTGGCCAATCGCGATTGCCTTTACCAGACGCACCGTCTTTCCCAGTACCACCACCCGGTGTATGAATACCTGATCCTCGACAACGACTGGTCCCATATCAATGCCGCTGGAGAGTATCGGTCCGCTTATGAAGATCTTCTTCTGAACGCTCCCGCCGATCCTGCCTTTCATACGATCTACAAAACATCGCAGTTCACCGTGCTTCAAAACGCAAGCGTTCACGAGCAGGGTTGCTTTCCCCAGGGGGTACGATGA
- a CDS encoding BACON domain-containing protein, with protein MKTMYTSPSRYLRLLVICGIIFAFAWMLAPYAQAQSQDLTVVVLVNSSVSTGYNTSSTSPGSYQMGPERYLVHLQVPYKVIDISQTSATDLTASQLIIAGHNGLNPSAAWQSAIMTAVANGSGFMNLDSDQSIGTQNHILTMFHATGATLGAGQTSIVIPAAVQVGGATPHYIAALQRHWLNDPAGDITYNYHGNGTTTIPSNATLLTGATGTVVAELGTDPLILTSTYGQGRIVDFTTYDYLHADRFGFVQGVDDLFWRSIVWAARKPFVLRGYPRIAAIQMDDNEPGIMSRIPDTWNTSLTGTTASDGTGGPWKLQLNMQLSSLATAGGERAQMITAVNAGNMHATPHGLAYGSGGDLYWNLTTPNTDAQWQANVASALQWKLGQGGTDTFPAFGRSMVAHYWDISDNSGYEMWNSLGIRYITTPQNPGAYYFDYPKTTAQRIPYGPFRIYEQTPVYPVDYEETFPFFYADDMVVHSVAGKPAQTFFAFASQVGLSGGRFSRVDAAWPSTNNGYTVAQSLNQWEYYMWHFWSGMMPVQIYTHDGGNLEFSTTSDRQSFISQLSQWFSTNKGTHQYMDGMGDYLRARNHSLLKSGTVTASTITLNFTGSATTADGALVPTKSYIFYGDDEGQLLSVPGFSNGGTYTFTNTQPATMQVSPVTLSFSTSSGSSPASKTVTVANLGSGTYSWTATSNAAWLSASPASGAAGTNTVTVSVNSASLAAGSYSGTLTFTSTTAAGSPKTVAVSLTVTPSNPSLVATPASLSFSQNAGTTTTTTQALAITNPSGTNVNWSASSNASWLTVSPATGGTPGTLNVSVKAGSLAAGIYSGTVTVSSTSPALSVSVPVTFEVLTPPVTLSTASLSGWTISPLGGLSNWSSTGSALRYNGGGIAPLYAGNAGWTDYDLSINMSMPVSNYPGGIRGRVNPVDGSGYALWFYPADHTVNLFKVVNWNISNGYTLIGSYNSLLFDANAHTFMLSFRGSTISVYYDGTKLFSSTDSTYTSGLVALDPSNQIVNYNSVVITNAVAPQGTVSASPSTLSFSTTPGATAAAQSVALTSSPSSVSWIASSNPAWLTASPTQGTSTPATISVTASAASLSAGSYSGTLTLTPSSGSPVLIPVSLTVTSLPTATISATPSSLYLFSPTGSSPSPVTVSVTNTGTGSMPWTATSNSSWLVPSPASSSAPGTLTLTPSTAALSAGNIAANVTLSSTNASSSLTVPVTVHLGSQLFSDQFASGSSQWTASPLGLASNWTVSGGSFNYNGGGHTQQYAGSGSWTDYTVSADITLANRSNYPGGLRGRVNLTTGASYAVWLYPADNAIKLFRTAAWAIDSPGLTLLGQSPTLLLDTAKHTVRLQFVGNQIMVYYDSTLIISASDSALTSGAIALDVSSQPISFANVSVQQ; from the coding sequence ATGAAAACTATGTACACCTCACCTTCTCGTTATCTCCGCCTCCTGGTCATTTGCGGAATAATCTTTGCCTTTGCATGGATGCTGGCTCCGTATGCGCAAGCGCAGAGCCAGGATCTTACTGTGGTCGTACTGGTCAATTCATCGGTTTCAACCGGCTATAACACCAGCAGCACAAGTCCCGGCTCGTACCAGATGGGGCCGGAACGATATCTGGTTCATCTGCAGGTGCCGTACAAAGTCATTGATATCAGCCAGACATCGGCTACTGACCTGACCGCGTCGCAGCTGATCATCGCCGGCCACAACGGTCTGAATCCGAGCGCCGCATGGCAAAGTGCCATCATGACGGCCGTAGCCAACGGCTCCGGATTTATGAACCTTGATAGCGACCAATCCATTGGCACGCAGAACCACATTCTTACGATGTTCCATGCCACAGGCGCAACGCTCGGTGCGGGACAGACAAGCATTGTAATTCCCGCGGCGGTCCAGGTGGGTGGAGCCACGCCGCACTATATCGCTGCGCTGCAGCGTCACTGGCTCAACGATCCAGCCGGTGACATTACGTACAACTACCACGGCAACGGTACAACAACGATTCCTTCCAATGCGACGCTTCTTACAGGCGCCACGGGAACGGTTGTAGCGGAACTTGGCACCGATCCTCTGATCCTTACCAGCACCTATGGCCAGGGCCGCATCGTCGACTTCACAACCTACGACTACCTGCACGCGGACCGCTTCGGTTTCGTTCAGGGCGTGGATGACCTGTTCTGGCGCAGCATCGTATGGGCAGCCCGCAAGCCGTTCGTACTGAGAGGTTACCCGCGCATCGCCGCCATTCAAATGGACGATAACGAGCCGGGCATCATGTCCCGCATTCCTGACACCTGGAATACGAGCCTGACCGGCACGACCGCCTCCGACGGAACCGGAGGACCATGGAAGCTGCAGCTCAACATGCAGCTCAGCTCGCTGGCGACCGCTGGCGGAGAACGCGCCCAGATGATCACCGCGGTCAACGCGGGCAACATGCATGCAACGCCCCATGGACTCGCCTACGGCTCTGGCGGCGATCTGTATTGGAACCTGACCACTCCCAATACCGATGCGCAATGGCAGGCCAATGTCGCATCCGCACTGCAATGGAAGCTGGGCCAGGGCGGGACGGACACCTTCCCCGCCTTCGGACGTTCCATGGTGGCGCATTACTGGGACATCTCGGACAACTCCGGCTATGAAATGTGGAACAGCCTGGGAATCCGCTACATTACGACGCCGCAGAATCCCGGCGCTTACTATTTCGACTATCCGAAGACAACCGCGCAACGTATTCCCTACGGACCATTCCGCATCTACGAACAGACTCCGGTCTATCCCGTCGATTATGAAGAAACTTTTCCTTTCTTCTATGCAGATGACATGGTGGTTCACAGTGTTGCCGGGAAGCCTGCCCAGACATTCTTTGCCTTTGCATCGCAGGTGGGTCTCTCCGGCGGTCGCTTCTCGCGCGTAGATGCAGCGTGGCCAAGCACCAACAACGGGTACACTGTCGCACAAAGCCTGAACCAGTGGGAGTACTACATGTGGCACTTCTGGTCGGGCATGATGCCTGTCCAGATCTATACCCACGATGGCGGGAATCTCGAGTTCAGCACAACCTCCGATCGCCAATCATTTATTTCGCAACTGTCGCAGTGGTTCAGCACCAACAAGGGTACTCACCAGTACATGGACGGCATGGGTGACTACCTGCGTGCCCGCAACCACTCTCTGTTGAAGAGCGGCACAGTCACAGCGTCGACGATCACACTGAACTTCACAGGATCCGCAACAACGGCTGATGGGGCCCTGGTGCCGACGAAGAGCTATATCTTCTACGGGGACGACGAAGGCCAATTGCTCTCTGTCCCAGGCTTCAGCAATGGTGGAACCTACACCTTCACCAACACGCAACCGGCCACCATGCAGGTCTCGCCGGTTACGCTGAGCTTCTCCACCTCAAGTGGATCGTCGCCTGCCTCGAAAACGGTTACCGTGGCCAACCTGGGTTCCGGAACCTACAGTTGGACCGCCACGAGCAATGCGGCATGGCTCAGTGCCTCTCCGGCCAGCGGTGCCGCGGGCACGAACACCGTCACGGTCTCGGTCAACAGTGCAAGCCTGGCCGCCGGATCCTATAGCGGTACACTCACCTTCACCTCGACCACCGCTGCGGGAAGCCCGAAGACAGTGGCTGTCTCCCTCACCGTCACTCCCAGCAATCCCTCCCTGGTCGCCACCCCAGCCTCGCTCTCGTTCAGCCAGAACGCGGGAACGACCACTACCACAACGCAGGCGCTTGCTATCACAAATCCAAGTGGTACCAACGTCAACTGGAGCGCAAGCAGCAATGCTTCATGGCTGACTGTCTCTCCCGCAACCGGTGGAACCCCGGGCACACTGAATGTCTCAGTCAAGGCCGGTTCGCTTGCCGCGGGAATCTACAGCGGTACAGTCACTGTAAGCTCTACCAGCCCGGCACTCTCGGTTTCCGTTCCGGTCACCTTTGAGGTGCTGACGCCTCCCGTCACCCTCTCCACCGCGAGCCTGAGCGGATGGACGATCTCTCCTCTCGGTGGATTGTCCAACTGGTCTTCAACGGGCAGCGCGCTGCGCTATAACGGCGGCGGCATCGCACCGCTCTACGCTGGCAATGCCGGATGGACCGACTACGACCTGTCGATCAACATGAGCATGCCCGTCTCTAACTATCCTGGCGGCATTCGCGGTCGCGTCAACCCGGTCGATGGTTCCGGCTATGCGCTCTGGTTCTATCCAGCGGATCATACCGTCAACCTGTTCAAGGTCGTCAACTGGAACATCTCCAACGGCTACACACTGATCGGCAGCTATAACTCCCTGCTGTTTGACGCGAATGCACACACCTTCATGCTCTCGTTCCGTGGCAGCACCATCTCGGTCTACTACGATGGCACGAAGCTGTTCTCCTCTACAGACTCGACCTATACCTCTGGCCTGGTCGCGCTTGACCCATCCAACCAGATCGTCAACTACAACAGCGTCGTCATCACGAATGCAGTCGCCCCGCAGGGAACGGTCTCGGCCTCGCCCAGCACACTCAGCTTCAGCACCACGCCTGGCGCAACAGCCGCCGCCCAGTCCGTTGCACTTACCTCGTCGCCCAGCAGCGTCTCGTGGATCGCTTCCTCGAACCCTGCATGGCTGACGGCAAGCCCCACACAAGGGACCTCCACACCGGCAACGATCTCTGTTACGGCAAGCGCCGCCAGCCTCTCCGCCGGCAGCTACTCCGGAACTCTGACACTGACTCCGTCGAGCGGATCGCCCGTCCTGATCCCGGTCTCGCTCACGGTCACATCCTTGCCAACCGCAACCATCAGCGCGACTCCGTCGAGCCTGTATCTCTTCAGCCCGACAGGATCTTCGCCTTCACCGGTAACGGTCTCGGTCACAAACACAGGAACCGGATCCATGCCGTGGACAGCAACCAGCAACAGTTCATGGCTGGTTCCTTCCCCTGCATCTTCCAGTGCTCCTGGAACACTCACTCTCACACCATCAACCGCTGCGCTGTCCGCGGGTAACATCGCGGCCAACGTCACGCTAAGTTCGACCAATGCATCCAGTTCTCTGACAGTCCCGGTAACGGTACATCTCGGCAGCCAGCTCTTCAGCGACCAGTTTGCATCGGGCTCATCGCAATGGACAGCCTCTCCGCTCGGTCTCGCTTCAAACTGGACTGTTTCCGGAGGATCGTTCAACTACAACGGCGGAGGACATACGCAGCAGTACGCCGGTAGCGGAAGCTGGACGGACTACACCGTCTCGGCAGACATCACGCTGGCGAATCGCTCCAATTACCCTGGTGGCCTTCGTGGCCGCGTCAATCTCACCACCGGAGCTTCCTACGCTGTCTGGCTCTACCCGGCAGACAACGCCATCAAGCTGTTCCGCACCGCGGCCTGGGCTATTGACAGCCCCGGTCTGACGTTGCTGGGCCAGTCGCCCACCCTGCTGCTGGATACCGCGAAGCATACGGTCCGCCTGCAGTTTGTCGGCAACCAGATCATGGTGTACTACGACAGCACGCTGATCATCTCAGCCTCTGACAGTGCACTTACCTCTGGCGCCATCGCCCTTGATGTCTCGTCGCAGCCCATCAGCTTCGCGAACGTCAGCGTGCAGCAGTAA
- a CDS encoding tyrosine-protein kinase family protein, with protein sequence MISLSLKAETNQRSSGIHPLIPKTDLVSASIDDPLFGSAFGLEGIPRLDRPAGDKKQEVSIFESDPYGVAAEQFRLMQRRLCNLRPNGGAVLMTSPGAGDGKSLNAHNLAWALAEAGNSTLLLELDMRRPSQSRYIPSRPPSSLVDVLTGEATAFSAVRRLGDVPMFYLGLDKPAPRPVKLLRSQALLDLMCWARQTFSWVVIDGPPVLAVSDVEELVPQVDLVLMVVRERGTPRAMLERAVDHLGERLNFLIYNDVSISSEYGYGYR encoded by the coding sequence ATGATTTCTCTCTCTCTCAAAGCCGAAACCAACCAGCGCAGCAGCGGCATACATCCCCTTATTCCAAAAACTGATCTTGTCAGCGCGAGCATTGACGATCCTCTGTTCGGCTCCGCCTTTGGCCTCGAGGGCATCCCGAGGCTCGACCGCCCGGCAGGCGATAAGAAGCAGGAAGTCTCCATCTTTGAGTCTGATCCGTACGGAGTCGCGGCGGAGCAGTTTCGTCTGATGCAGCGCCGGCTTTGCAACCTTCGTCCGAATGGTGGAGCGGTGTTGATGACCAGCCCCGGAGCAGGAGATGGCAAAAGCCTGAATGCACACAACCTGGCATGGGCTCTGGCTGAAGCAGGCAACAGCACGCTCCTGCTGGAGCTTGATATGCGCCGCCCCAGCCAGAGCCGCTACATTCCCAGCCGTCCGCCTTCAAGCCTGGTCGACGTGCTTACCGGAGAAGCCACGGCCTTTTCGGCGGTGCGGCGTCTTGGCGATGTTCCCATGTTCTATCTCGGGCTCGACAAGCCTGCTCCCAGGCCTGTGAAACTGCTGCGCTCTCAGGCCCTGCTGGACCTGATGTGCTGGGCCCGCCAGACCTTTTCATGGGTGGTCATCGATGGACCACCCGTGCTGGCTGTCTCGGATGTTGAAGAACTGGTACCCCAGGTTGACCTGGTCCTGATGGTGGTCCGCGAACGAGGCACACCGCGCGCCATGCTGGAACGCGCCGTAGACCACCTGGGAGAACGTTTGAACTTCCTGATCTACAACGATGTCTCAATTTCCAGCGAGTATGGCTACGGCTACCGCTAA
- a CDS encoding GumC family protein — translation MAGEHISASDRLHSLFGALKYRLRLILIVFAVVFAAIALYVERMPNVYRARTQILVNPQRVSDKYVSSAVSMGANERLNTLSQQILSSSRLEKILDEFNLFPKLRGQISREELIDRMRKNIAIELKHNSDGLSSFTLSYTGDSAEEVAAVTNKLADSFITWNLHDREQEAQGTTAFLANELGSTKSQLDGFEEQLRSYKMKHLGELPDQMQANMQTLARLQVELQANTEAQSRLDHEALLAASIAEPATQRAPATGASLRQRLVTERANAQADLLELRKHYTESFPDVVQKQTEIQSLDDRIGKLPNIDASTSASLDSQSSVSPQLQLIRRDRARLVNEQRNIQASINRYQSRVDSSPVREQEISQLLRDYDTARDHYRSLLEKNYSAQMAAQLEHDQQGGSFTMLDYARVPDAPVGPKRMPLLLGAFFLALAAGIAVAFVSELMDSTVKSELELRDALPGIPLLGITPGLAQTSGIRRALAPTRYLLGGQ, via the coding sequence ATGGCCGGTGAACACATCTCTGCCTCCGATCGTCTCCATTCACTGTTTGGCGCGCTGAAGTACCGCCTGCGGCTCATCCTGATTGTCTTCGCCGTCGTCTTCGCTGCAATCGCCCTCTACGTCGAGCGCATGCCCAATGTCTACCGCGCAAGAACGCAGATTCTGGTCAACCCGCAGCGCGTCTCGGACAAGTACGTCAGCAGCGCCGTCTCCATGGGCGCAAACGAACGGCTGAACACATTGAGCCAGCAAATTCTCAGTTCGTCGCGGCTTGAAAAAATTCTCGACGAGTTCAACCTCTTCCCGAAGCTTCGCGGACAGATCAGTCGTGAAGAGCTGATTGACCGTATGCGGAAAAACATCGCCATCGAGCTGAAGCACAACTCCGATGGACTCAGCTCCTTCACGCTGAGCTACACGGGCGACTCCGCCGAAGAGGTGGCAGCCGTTACCAACAAGCTCGCCGACTCCTTCATCACCTGGAACCTGCACGATCGCGAACAGGAAGCACAGGGAACAACAGCCTTCCTGGCAAACGAGCTTGGCTCAACCAAGTCACAGCTCGACGGCTTCGAAGAGCAGCTTCGCAGCTACAAGATGAAACACCTTGGAGAACTGCCAGACCAAATGCAGGCCAACATGCAGACACTGGCGCGTCTCCAGGTGGAACTGCAGGCCAATACAGAAGCTCAAAGCCGACTGGATCACGAAGCCCTGCTTGCAGCTTCCATTGCCGAACCGGCGACGCAGCGCGCGCCGGCAACAGGTGCATCACTGCGCCAAAGGCTGGTCACGGAGAGAGCCAACGCGCAGGCAGACCTGCTTGAGCTTCGTAAGCACTACACCGAAAGCTTTCCGGACGTTGTACAAAAACAGACCGAGATACAGTCGCTCGACGACCGGATCGGCAAACTTCCAAACATTGATGCATCTACATCAGCCTCGCTTGACTCCCAGTCTTCCGTCTCGCCCCAGTTGCAGTTGATTCGCCGCGACCGTGCGCGGCTGGTCAATGAACAACGCAACATCCAGGCATCCATCAACCGCTACCAGTCGCGTGTCGATTCCTCCCCGGTACGTGAACAGGAGATCTCGCAACTATTGCGTGACTACGATACGGCACGCGACCACTACCGTTCCCTGCTGGAGAAAAACTACTCCGCACAAATGGCGGCACAACTGGAGCATGACCAGCAGGGCGGCAGCTTCACCATGCTGGACTATGCCCGTGTCCCCGATGCACCCGTAGGTCCGAAGCGAATGCCTCTGCTGCTCGGAGCATTCTTCCTGGCGCTGGCAGCAGGTATCGCTGTCGCTTTTGTCAGCGAGTTGATGGACAGCACCGTGAAGTCCGAGCTGGAACTACGCGACGCTCTTCCCGGAATTCCCCTGCTTGGCATTACACCAGGCCTGGCACAAACAAGTGGCATACGCCGCGCCTTAGCACCAACGCGTTACCTCCTCGGGGGCCAATAA
- a CDS encoding polysaccharide biosynthesis/export family protein, whose protein sequence is MKLRSRNPWTVRIASAALLFSGICQAQQRVVDVAKATAPAGVKPDTRSTPTITPQYTIGSGDVLNIQVWKEKELSQTVVVRPDGKVSLPLLGEIAVIGKEPSQLEELIQTRLASMVVQPRVTVTVLEIHSRMVYITGEVSRPGAYPLNAPITVLQLIAQAGGLTEFASKKKIHVVRASNTGSEIWLNYKALIQGSDPNRNLQLNPGDTVVIP, encoded by the coding sequence ATGAAGCTCAGGTCTCGCAACCCGTGGACCGTTCGCATTGCGTCAGCGGCCCTTCTCTTTTCGGGAATCTGCCAGGCACAGCAGCGCGTCGTTGATGTCGCCAAGGCGACGGCTCCTGCTGGAGTAAAGCCCGACACGCGTTCCACGCCCACCATCACACCCCAGTACACCATCGGCAGCGGTGACGTCCTCAACATCCAGGTCTGGAAAGAGAAAGAACTAAGCCAGACGGTCGTTGTCCGGCCCGACGGCAAGGTCTCCCTTCCTCTACTGGGCGAGATTGCCGTCATCGGCAAAGAACCTTCGCAATTGGAAGAGCTGATCCAGACACGTCTCGCATCCATGGTGGTGCAACCCCGCGTGACTGTGACCGTGCTCGAAATTCACAGCCGCATGGTTTACATCACCGGCGAGGTTTCCCGCCCGGGCGCTTATCCGTTGAATGCTCCCATCACGGTCCTGCAGCTGATCGCGCAGGCCGGCGGTCTTACCGAATTTGCTTCCAAGAAAAAGATCCACGTTGTCCGCGCCAGTAACACAGGCAGTGAAATCTGGCTGAACTACAAAGCCCTGATCCAGGGATCCGACCCAAATCGCAATCTGCAACTCAATCCAGGTGACACGGTGGTGATTCCGTGA
- a CDS encoding glycosyltransferase family 4 protein: MSTSTITNPVQSSAQSEDGHAALRVWFSDPLCFTPWYSAALARALLSANISLRFLSAGISREPEYFSQFGLSPDPGPFRFDHWANGWPSSARRALRCAAAVSNCMALTRVLNRSSETLPDILHLQQLPLLNHDFTVDFKLIAAAQRRSIPVLHTVHNLLPHDTGKQLLTTYRRFYQSVDHLICHSCDVAESLVRQFSVPAGSISVIPHGPLFEAPPANEETAAVARKSLGLPEGRPVVLWQGVMAPYKGVDLLLKAWQLSILRWRRSLAIQPLLVIAGTGAHETEMAARLAEQALPHDIRADLHYIPTSQLSLYYEAADLLVYPYRAITTSGALLTGLSYRKPIIASDLLPFREYLRHNENALLVAPGDAVELSAALTQVMESLCGVERSPSLYNRLLTGAHINNQRYTGWDEIARRTIAVYHQINAGKQAYPKVCKPMHTFPEAIANSR, from the coding sequence ATGAGCACGTCTACCATCACCAATCCGGTGCAGTCCAGCGCGCAATCAGAAGACGGGCATGCCGCCTTACGGGTCTGGTTCAGCGATCCGCTTTGCTTTACCCCCTGGTATAGCGCGGCGCTGGCCAGGGCTCTTTTATCGGCAAATATCTCGTTGCGCTTTCTCAGCGCAGGCATCTCGCGCGAGCCAGAATACTTTTCTCAGTTTGGATTGTCTCCCGATCCAGGCCCATTTCGTTTTGATCACTGGGCCAACGGTTGGCCCTCTTCTGCACGGCGCGCCTTGCGCTGTGCCGCGGCCGTTTCAAACTGCATGGCCCTGACACGTGTCCTTAACCGTTCCAGCGAAACGCTGCCGGATATTCTTCACCTGCAGCAGCTCCCCTTGTTGAACCACGACTTCACAGTCGACTTCAAGCTGATCGCGGCGGCGCAACGCCGTTCCATCCCGGTCCTGCATACCGTCCACAACCTGCTGCCGCATGACACCGGCAAACAACTCCTGACAACCTATCGCCGGTTCTACCAGTCCGTGGATCATCTGATCTGTCACTCCTGCGACGTCGCTGAATCTCTCGTCAGGCAATTCTCTGTTCCCGCAGGCTCTATCTCCGTCATACCGCACGGCCCGCTGTTTGAGGCTCCGCCGGCCAACGAGGAGACCGCCGCAGTGGCACGCAAAAGCCTCGGCCTTCCGGAAGGTCGCCCCGTCGTTTTATGGCAGGGTGTGATGGCTCCTTATAAAGGAGTCGACCTTTTGCTGAAAGCGTGGCAGCTCTCAATTCTGCGCTGGAGACGATCACTGGCGATACAGCCGCTGCTGGTGATCGCAGGCACGGGCGCGCATGAAACGGAAATGGCAGCCCGATTGGCAGAGCAGGCGCTTCCTCATGACATACGGGCAGACCTTCACTACATCCCCACCAGCCAGCTCTCGCTCTATTACGAGGCTGCGGACCTGCTCGTCTATCCCTATCGCGCAATTACGACCAGTGGAGCCTTGCTCACCGGCCTCAGTTATCGCAAACCCATCATCGCATCGGACCTGCTTCCGTTTCGGGAATACCTTCGCCACAACGAAAATGCGCTGCTCGTGGCTCCCGGAGACGCGGTTGAGCTGTCCGCGGCACTTACCCAGGTCATGGAAAGCCTGTGCGGAGTTGAACGCTCCCCAAGCCTGTATAACCGGCTGCTGACAGGCGCCCACATCAACAACCAGCGCTATACAGGCTGGGATGAAATTGCACGTCGCACCATCGCTGTTTATCACCAGATTAATGCCGGAAAACAGGCATATCCGAAAGTGTGCAAGCCAATGCACACATTTCCGGAAGCTATCGCGAATAGCCGCTGA